The Merismopedia glauca CCAP 1448/3 genome window below encodes:
- a CDS encoding phytanoyl-CoA dioxygenase family protein, producing MLAVNQNLSEAQLALLPTEEDVAFYEEHGWYISPKIIADEAIAEATVATERYHRGERDRPLSVSTGYSDWKPEDGYDVVRNNEFVSLQSEGLRQLALQPIIGAIAARLTRTTQIRLLDDQLVYKPPFSHNTKTAVGWHADHAYWATCSSQQLITAWIPFHDCDESRGPLVVIDKSHKWLGTENTRFFNNPDLEQMEEKLPKPGREIVKVPMTLKKGQVSFHHCWTIHGSYPNVSQNYRLALAVHLQDRDNSYQAFRNFEGKEIHIFDELICRKLPNGDPDFSDPHVFPVLWSELDR from the coding sequence ATGCTAGCCGTTAACCAAAATCTTTCAGAGGCACAGTTAGCTTTGCTACCGACTGAAGAGGATGTGGCGTTCTATGAGGAACATGGTTGGTACATATCCCCCAAGATTATTGCAGATGAAGCGATCGCCGAAGCGACGGTAGCAACAGAAAGATATCATAGAGGAGAGCGCGATCGCCCTTTAAGCGTGAGTACTGGTTACAGCGATTGGAAACCAGAAGATGGCTACGATGTAGTGCGTAATAACGAATTTGTCTCTCTTCAAAGTGAAGGACTAAGACAGCTAGCACTACAACCTATCATAGGGGCGATCGCGGCGCGTTTAACCAGAACTACTCAAATTCGCCTGCTAGACGATCAACTTGTCTATAAACCCCCTTTTAGTCACAATACTAAAACGGCTGTAGGATGGCACGCAGACCACGCTTATTGGGCTACCTGTAGTTCTCAGCAATTAATTACAGCTTGGATTCCTTTTCATGACTGTGACGAATCTAGAGGACCTTTAGTCGTAATTGATAAAAGTCATAAGTGGTTAGGAACTGAAAATACGCGCTTTTTTAATAACCCCGATTTGGAACAGATGGAGGAAAAATTACCAAAACCAGGTCGAGAAATTGTCAAAGTTCCGATGACTTTAAAGAAAGGTCAAGTCAGTTTTCATCATTGTTGGACAATCCACGGTAGTTATCCTAATGTTAGTCAAAATTATCGACTAGCACTAGCGGTTCATTTACAAGATCGAGATAATTCTTATCAAGCTTTTCGGAATTTTGAAGGTAAAGAAATTCATATTTTTGATGAACTTATCTGTCGAAAATTACCCAATGGAGATCCTGATTTTAGCGATCCTCATGTGTTTCCAGTATTATG